The genomic DNA TTGCATTCGTCAAGCACGAGGGGCGGGCGTCGGGAAGCATGCTTCCCGACGCCCGCCCCTCGCGTCTGCGCCGTGCCCTAACGCAGGCGGGTGATCAGGGTGAGGCCCGCACCCAGCGGCAGGCGGGTGACCTGGGCGTCGGTCAGCTCGAGGGCCTTGGCGTCGGCCTCACGCGCGCCGGCGGTGTCCCGGTCGGTGCGGGTCTGGTCGGCGATGGTGCCGTCCAGCAGCGAGTCGGCCAGCACGAGGGTGCCGCCGACGGTGAGCAGGGACCAGGCGCTGTCGATGACGGCGGACAGATCCATCGGGGACACGTCGGCGTAGACGACCTGGTAGGTGTCGCTGGCCAGCCGCCCCATCACCTCGAGGGGGCGGGCGGTGAGGAAACGGGCGCGGGCGGCGGCGTAGCCGGCGTCGCGGAAGGTGGCCTTGGCCTGGTTGTTGTGTGTGGCCTCGGGGTTGATGCAGGTCAACACGCCCTTCTCGGGCAGGGCGTCGAGGAAGTACAGGCCCACGACGTTGGCCGCCGAGGTGATGGCGACGACGTTGGCGTCGGCACGCCCGGCGGTGGCGGTGGCGGTCAGGGTCGCCAGCAGCTGGCCGACGGCCTCGTCGGGCGCGGTCACGCCGAACTCCTCCGCCTCGCGCCGCGCGGCCACGAACGCGTCGCCGCGCGCGCTGGTCGATCCGATGTATTTGCTCAGAGCCTCAAATGCCGTGTCAGTCACACAGCCCAGTCTAGGCAGTGAGGTATGGGGGCCGGTGCAGGTCCTCCCCATCGCCACGAAAATAGTGACGGGTGTGGTTGGGGTGACGACAGGGGCACCCGGGAGGACGTATTCCCAAGTCCCCGGGGTGATTCGGCCATTCACAGAGTTCTATCAGTCCATCGTGTGGCATTCCGGATGCGGATCCGAGACAATATCACCTATGGATAAGGCAGCCCGCTCGACCGCTTCGCCCGCAGAGGACCCCCACCCTGTCGGGGGAGACGGAGATCACGTGCGGGGACCCGGCGCGGACGGACTGCTCGAGGGGGACGAAGAGGCTGCGGAGCTGACCGGCACCGACGCCTTTGACGCCGGCCAGGGTGAGATGCCGAGTTGGGGTGAACTGGTCGCCGAGCACGCGGACAGCGTGTACCGGCTCGCCTACCGCCTCTCGGGCAACCCGCAGGACGCGGAGGACCTGACCCAGGAGACGTTCATGCGCGTCTTCCGTTCCCTGAAGAAGTACCAGCCCGGCACTTTCCGCGGCTGGCTGCACCGCATCACCACCAACCTCTTCCTCGACATGGTCCGCCACCGCAGCAAGATCCGCATGGAGGCGCTGCCGGAGGACTACGAGCGGGTTCCCGGCACGGACATGACCCCGGAGCAGGCGTACAGCGTCTCCAACCTGGACCCCACGCTGCAGGCCGGGCTGGATGAGCTGGGCCCGAACTATCGCGTCGCCGTCGTCCTGTGTGACGTGGTGGGCATGAGCTACGACGAGATCGCCGAGACCCTGGGCGTGAAGATGGGCACCGTCCGCTCCCGCATCCACCGGGGCCGTACCCAGCTGCGTGAGTACATCGAGGCCGCCGCCGAGCACAATGAGGACGCCAAGCTGCTGATTCGTACCCGCTGAGCGGGGTTTCGGCGGGGACGGCGCCCCGTGTTTAGGATGGAGTGAGATT from Corynebacterium guangdongense includes the following:
- the sigE gene encoding RNA polymerase sigma factor SigE, translating into MRGPGADGLLEGDEEAAELTGTDAFDAGQGEMPSWGELVAEHADSVYRLAYRLSGNPQDAEDLTQETFMRVFRSLKKYQPGTFRGWLHRITTNLFLDMVRHRSKIRMEALPEDYERVPGTDMTPEQAYSVSNLDPTLQAGLDELGPNYRVAVVLCDVVGMSYDEIAETLGVKMGTVRSRIHRGRTQLREYIEAAAEHNEDAKLLIRTR
- a CDS encoding O-methyltransferase; translation: MTDTAFEALSKYIGSTSARGDAFVAARREAEEFGVTAPDEAVGQLLATLTATATAGRADANVVAITSAANVVGLYFLDALPEKGVLTCINPEATHNNQAKATFRDAGYAAARARFLTARPLEVMGRLASDTYQVVYADVSPMDLSAVIDSAWSLLTVGGTLVLADSLLDGTIADQTRTDRDTAGAREADAKALELTDAQVTRLPLGAGLTLITRLR